Proteins encoded within one genomic window of Candidatus Bathyarchaeota archaeon:
- a CDS encoding holo-ACP synthase produces the protein MWNIGVDIVEVERFRKMDYETHKNFYQNIFTLKEIEYCLSHKDSAQRFASTFAGKEAVYKAISERLKVGLNEIEIVRDSGIPKVNIYPVRRDELNSSTIKVNVKVSLSHTRSFAVAFAIATFEENEQT, from the coding sequence ATGTGGAATATTGGAGTAGACATAGTTGAGGTAGAGAGATTCAGAAAGATGGATTATGAAACTCATAAGAACTTCTACCAGAACATATTTACACTCAAAGAGATCGAATACTGTCTTTCACATAAAGATTCGGCTCAAAGGTTTGCCTCGACATTTGCTGGAAAGGAAGCGGTGTATAAAGCGATATCTGAGAGACTTAAGGTAGGTCTTAACGAGATAGAGATTGTCAGAGATTCTGGAATCCCCAAAGTGAATATTTATCCGGTGAGACGAGATGAATTGAATAGTTCTACAATAAAGGTTAACGTAAAAGTAAGCCTTTCACACACAAGGTCATTTGCAGTTGCATTTGCAATTGCAACATTCGAAGAGAATGAGCAAACCTGA
- a CDS encoding polysaccharide deacetylase family protein — protein MKERRTLFLDQAIHMIKYHRTSFKKLLEKILPVTEKFGAGFTFPIVGSIALKHEDIISHILDYDQEIACHGFKHLNYRYLSVEQQRRDIEEALRAFRSLGVKITGFRAPYNTCPDETARILDSFGFIWEGSIGFRPQYRELRRFFRIKINGKESSFVCIPQCKWSDDTLIDIYGLSPTKIARLFIKTMKETFEDHGVIMFDLHPIRIGQQKYIGILEDILAYGEKLNCWFPKVTESVDYWLKFGCWKDGAAFCCLLTGDIDNFTLFEYLTRLF, from the coding sequence ATGAAAGAGAGAAGAACCTTATTCTTAGACCAAGCCATCCACATGATCAAATATCACAGAACGTCCTTTAAAAAACTACTCGAGAAAATACTGCCCGTTACAGAAAAATTTGGGGCAGGGTTCACGTTTCCAATCGTTGGCTCAATAGCCCTGAAACATGAAGATATAATCTCCCATATCCTCGACTACGATCAAGAAATTGCATGCCACGGCTTTAAGCATCTTAATTACAGGTATCTTTCCGTTGAACAACAGAGAAGGGATATTGAGGAGGCTCTGCGCGCGTTTAGATCTTTAGGTGTTAAGATTACTGGGTTCAGGGCTCCTTACAATACATGCCCAGATGAAACTGCAAGAATTCTGGACAGTTTCGGTTTTATCTGGGAGGGAAGCATAGGCTTCAGGCCGCAGTACCGCGAATTAAGAAGATTCTTTAGGATAAAGATTAATGGAAAAGAATCAAGCTTCGTTTGCATACCTCAATGCAAATGGTCCGATGATACGCTTATTGACATCTACGGTCTCAGCCCCACTAAAATCGCAAGACTCTTCATAAAGACGATGAAGGAAACCTTTGAAGATCATGGCGTAATTATGTTCGACTTGCATCCAATAAGGATTGGACAGCAAAAATACATCGGCATCCTTGAAGACATACTTGCATACGGGGAAAAACTCAATTGCTGGTTTCCCAAGGTAACAGAGTCAGTGGATTATTGGCTGAAGTTTGGTTGCTGGAAAGATGGAGCTGCCTTTTGCTGCCTGCTAACCGGAGACATAGACAATTTTACCTTGTTCGAGTATTTGACAAGGCTTTTTTAG
- a CDS encoding VOC family protein gives MRKLRLHHIGLATNNIDESIRNHKSLFNFEPVSDIVADEQNKVKVVLLSDSRSIGPAIELVCPLGEDSPISNLLKRGFNLYHLCFVVGNLELSLEKAQKSGAKKVFGPSQAKLYDGKRIAFVYTKDRYLVEFLEDPSENNSEDVVASSVS, from the coding sequence ATGAGGAAATTGAGACTTCATCATATAGGATTAGCTACAAATAATATAGATGAATCCATTAGGAACCACAAGAGCCTTTTCAATTTTGAGCCTGTTTCTGACATCGTCGCCGACGAGCAAAATAAGGTTAAAGTAGTTCTTCTTTCGGACTCAAGAAGTATCGGCCCGGCAATCGAGCTTGTCTGCCCATTAGGTGAAGATTCTCCCATATCTAATCTACTCAAGAGAGGCTTCAACCTTTATCACCTATGCTTTGTGGTCGGTAACCTGGAGCTCTCTCTTGAAAAAGCTCAAAAGAGTGGAGCGAAAAAAGTCTTCGGACCATCTCAAGCGAAACTTTATGACGGCAAGAGAATAGCATTTGTCTATACGAAGGACCGCTACCTCGTTGAGTTCCTTGAGGATCCATCTGAGAATAACTCAGAGGATGTGGTTGCTTCAAGTGTCTCCTAA
- the mtnA gene encoding S-methyl-5-thioribose-1-phosphate isomerase: MRTIEWNDGVVTTLDQTALPHQEVWIKLRTPEDVASAIRDMKIRGAPLIGVAAALGLALAAYKSRAGNRDEFLNELERSAEILRSTRPTAINLFWAVDRVMRAAVETEGDVECLRHAVIREANKIVDEDVNINLRIGREGSKLIEDGDTILTHCNAGSLATVEYGTALAVIRMAWNDGKKIRVIVDETRPLLQGARLTAYELMRDGIPVTLIADSAAGYFMSKGLVNKIIVGADRIVEDAVINKIGTYSLAILAKENRVPFYVAAPTSSFDLSKRSEHVIIEERSPDEITMIGPYRIAPHGVKVLNPAFDVTPLKYVSAIISENGVLDRRDLANLKRIVKI, translated from the coding sequence TTGAGGACAATCGAGTGGAATGACGGTGTTGTAACAACGCTTGACCAAACCGCTCTGCCTCATCAAGAAGTCTGGATAAAATTGAGAACCCCTGAAGATGTGGCTTCAGCTATTAGAGACATGAAGATTAGAGGAGCTCCTCTTATCGGGGTTGCAGCGGCCTTAGGTCTGGCTTTAGCCGCCTATAAGTCGAGGGCTGGAAATAGGGATGAATTTCTCAATGAACTTGAAAGGTCAGCTGAGATCTTAAGGTCGACGAGACCCACCGCGATTAACCTTTTCTGGGCTGTAGATAGGGTCATGCGTGCTGCGGTGGAGACTGAAGGTGATGTAGAGTGCTTAAGGCATGCTGTAATAAGGGAGGCTAATAAAATAGTCGATGAGGACGTTAATATAAATCTCCGTATCGGGAGGGAGGGTTCAAAGCTTATAGAGGATGGTGATACCATTCTAACCCACTGTAACGCTGGAAGTCTTGCAACCGTTGAGTATGGAACCGCCCTTGCCGTCATTAGGATGGCATGGAATGACGGAAAGAAGATAAGGGTGATTGTTGATGAGACAAGACCATTGCTCCAGGGTGCTAGGCTAACAGCATATGAACTCATGCGTGATGGGATACCTGTTACTCTAATAGCGGACAGTGCAGCAGGATACTTCATGTCCAAAGGATTAGTTAACAAAATTATCGTGGGTGCGGACAGGATAGTAGAGGACGCGGTGATAAACAAGATTGGAACTTATTCGCTAGCAATCCTTGCTAAAGAGAATAGAGTTCCATTCTATGTTGCAGCTCCAACTTCAAGCTTCGATCTATCTAAGCGCTCTGAGCATGTGATCATAGAAGAGCGAAGCCCAGACGAGATTACCATGATTGGTCCCTACAGAATTGCACCTCACGGTGTCAAAGTTCTGAACCCTGCCTTCGACGTCACTCCACTAAAATATGTTAGTGCTATAATAAGTGAGAATGGCGTTTTGGATAGGAGAGATCTTGCTAATCTTAAGAGAATAGTTAAGATTTAA
- the hisS gene encoding histidine--tRNA ligase, with amino-acid sequence MSIGFLRTVRGMRDFLPDEAEALRSIEDVARKVARLFGYREVITPVVENYELLAAKIGEENRRRMYVFEDLGGRKVALRPEFTSSVARVVATKMQSLPKPLRLFSVGSLYRYDEPQFGRYREFWQANYELFGSNRPEADVEILCLANSFLKKVGLKNYQFKVGHVGILRGILKHEKVTEERQDTIMQLLDKKCWEEALNLAKGVGASKQALDDMKTLFTLGGRDADRLLLEMEEVVRNYPEALAAIENLKAIVNLIRDTESNLTLLLEAGFARGLEYYTGVIFEIFVPEMTHALGGGGRYDRLIELFGGGKTPAIGVAPGLDRILLALKKQGAPIKTMSHLERVLIIPVGDDMVREAFNIASILRECGICTEIEITGRSLSQALSNAPKKGIKYAVIVGSREAKEGKVVLRDLVKEEQNVVNINDLLGVLPVYE; translated from the coding sequence TTGTCGATTGGGTTCCTAAGAACAGTTAGAGGGATGAGGGATTTTCTGCCTGATGAGGCCGAGGCTCTCAGGTCTATCGAGGATGTAGCAAGAAAAGTTGCTAGACTTTTTGGGTATAGAGAAGTCATCACACCCGTCGTCGAGAATTATGAATTGCTTGCCGCGAAAATTGGAGAAGAAAACAGGAGACGAATGTATGTCTTCGAAGACTTAGGCGGCCGTAAGGTTGCTCTTAGACCTGAATTCACATCCTCAGTTGCAAGAGTTGTAGCAACAAAAATGCAAAGTTTACCGAAACCCTTAAGACTTTTTTCCGTTGGCAGCCTCTACCGCTACGATGAACCGCAATTCGGCAGATACCGGGAGTTCTGGCAGGCCAATTATGAACTTTTCGGCTCCAACAGACCTGAGGCAGATGTAGAGATTCTTTGTTTGGCGAATAGCTTTTTGAAAAAGGTAGGTTTGAAGAATTATCAATTCAAGGTAGGCCATGTAGGCATCTTGAGAGGGATACTAAAGCATGAGAAAGTTACAGAAGAAAGGCAAGATACTATAATGCAGTTGCTTGACAAGAAATGCTGGGAGGAAGCATTGAATCTTGCTAAAGGTGTTGGCGCAAGCAAGCAAGCTTTAGACGATATGAAGACTCTGTTTACTTTGGGCGGGAGAGATGCGGATCGCCTGCTGTTAGAGATGGAGGAAGTTGTAAGGAACTATCCTGAAGCACTAGCAGCCATTGAAAATCTCAAAGCAATAGTTAATCTTATCCGGGATACTGAATCAAATTTAACATTACTTCTCGAGGCGGGATTTGCCAGAGGGTTAGAGTATTATACGGGCGTAATCTTCGAAATCTTTGTCCCAGAGATGACCCATGCACTGGGCGGTGGAGGAAGATACGACAGGTTAATCGAACTTTTCGGTGGAGGAAAAACGCCAGCTATTGGAGTAGCTCCAGGGCTTGATCGAATATTGCTGGCGCTCAAGAAACAGGGCGCTCCGATCAAAACTATGTCGCACCTCGAGAGGGTTTTGATCATCCCAGTTGGGGACGATATGGTTAGAGAAGCGTTCAATATTGCTTCGATACTCAGAGAATGCGGGATCTGCACGGAAATTGAAATTACTGGGCGTTCATTATCCCAAGCACTTTCCAACGCTCCTAAAAAAGGGATAAAATATGCCGTAATAGTAGGTTCAAGAGAAGCGAAGGAAGGGAAAGTGGTTCTGCGAGATCTAGTAAAGGAAGAACAAAACGTTGTTAACATAAATGATCTATTAGGAGTGCTTCCCGTCTATGAATGA
- a CDS encoding HAD-IIIC family phosphatase yields the protein MSREEVFGEISKILQTVRQDPSYLNYWHAYKKIQNLARTIEIPERRGVRIALLSSFTIEPLVACLDIECRLAGLNPEIYVAPFGQYSQDIIDMNSRLYIFKPDIILVAIDAESLLKDDFFSNFPKIGEEEKRIFQNEVIEHLTGLISKLTSQTNALVLLTNFIVPVFSPFGILDSKIVLGLKEFFVDLNTKLCNIYRESRQVYVFDLEGLAAKHGKERCVEAEMRFRGSILLSRSFMPLVAKEIAGYVKALKNLTRKCIVVDLDNVLWGGILGEDGFDGIKLGSDPVGKAYVDFQKLLLSYYNRGIILAINSKNNYEDAMKVIREHPNMILREKHFAAMRINWKDKVENMIELAQELNIGLDSMVFVDDSPQERERIRQALPQVLVLEVPSSPFRYAEALMELNDFNTLAISEEDKLRGEMYYAERKRRDLMKSVSNIEDFLRSLDMTAEIRYADSFSVPRITSLINRTNQFNLTTRRRTQVEVERICSEKDKYLVYSMRVTDRFGDEGIVGVAIIKKGEKEWIIDTFLLSCRVIGRRVETVLLARIIEDARRSGVSFLIGEYIPTEKNQVAKSFYSDHGFKFENEEQGVMRWRLNLQESTVKMPDWVKVI from the coding sequence ATGAGTAGAGAGGAAGTATTCGGCGAGATTAGTAAGATTCTTCAGACTGTTAGGCAGGACCCCTCATATCTCAATTATTGGCATGCTTACAAAAAGATACAGAATCTAGCACGAACAATTGAAATCCCTGAACGAAGAGGAGTGAGGATTGCCTTACTTAGCTCATTCACTATTGAACCCTTAGTCGCATGTTTAGATATAGAGTGCAGGTTAGCGGGCTTAAATCCAGAAATATACGTTGCACCCTTTGGTCAATATTCACAAGACATTATAGACATGAACAGCCGTCTCTACATTTTCAAGCCGGACATAATCTTGGTGGCTATCGATGCTGAATCACTCTTAAAAGATGACTTTTTTTCGAATTTTCCAAAAATTGGTGAAGAAGAGAAAAGAATCTTCCAAAATGAGGTAATAGAGCATCTAACTGGTTTAATATCGAAACTGACGAGTCAAACGAATGCGCTGGTGCTCCTTACTAACTTCATAGTTCCAGTTTTCTCTCCATTCGGCATATTAGATAGCAAGATTGTATTAGGATTGAAGGAGTTCTTTGTGGATTTGAACACAAAACTATGCAACATTTACAGAGAGAGTAGACAAGTATATGTCTTCGATCTTGAAGGTCTCGCAGCCAAGCATGGAAAAGAAAGATGCGTTGAGGCGGAGATGCGTTTCAGAGGATCCATATTGCTCAGCAGGTCTTTCATGCCTTTAGTTGCTAAAGAGATCGCTGGTTACGTAAAGGCGTTGAAGAACCTTACTAGAAAGTGCATAGTGGTCGACTTGGATAATGTACTATGGGGCGGCATCTTAGGCGAGGACGGGTTTGACGGCATAAAGCTTGGCAGTGATCCTGTGGGGAAAGCATACGTCGATTTCCAAAAACTTCTCCTTTCTTATTATAACAGAGGAATCATTCTGGCTATAAACAGTAAGAACAATTACGAAGACGCTATGAAAGTCATAAGGGAACATCCGAATATGATTCTAAGGGAAAAACACTTTGCTGCCATGAGGATAAATTGGAAAGACAAAGTTGAAAATATGATCGAACTTGCACAGGAATTAAATATCGGCTTAGACAGCATGGTCTTTGTTGACGATTCGCCGCAAGAACGTGAGCGGATAAGACAGGCTTTGCCGCAAGTGTTAGTCTTAGAGGTTCCAAGCAGCCCCTTTAGATATGCTGAAGCGTTGATGGAATTAAATGATTTTAACACTCTGGCAATATCTGAAGAGGATAAGCTCCGCGGAGAAATGTACTACGCAGAAAGGAAAAGGAGAGATCTCATGAAGTCAGTGAGCAACATTGAAGACTTCTTGAGATCATTAGATATGACGGCGGAGATAAGATATGCAGACAGCTTCTCGGTACCTAGAATAACAAGCCTAATCAATAGGACTAACCAATTTAACCTTACTACGAGGAGAAGAACACAGGTCGAAGTTGAAAGGATATGCTCTGAAAAAGATAAATATCTAGTTTATAGCATGAGGGTTACCGACAGGTTTGGCGACGAGGGAATCGTCGGCGTCGCAATCATAAAGAAGGGAGAGAAGGAATGGATTATAGACACATTCCTGCTAAGCTGTCGAGTTATAGGGAGAAGGGTAGAAACAGTCCTCTTGGCTAGAATAATTGAAGATGCTAGAAGAAGCGGCGTCTCTTTCTTGATTGGAGAATACATTCCAACAGAGAAGAACCAGGTTGCAAAATCCTTCTATAGCGATCACGGATTTAAATTTGAAAATGAGGAACAAGGGGTAATGCGATGGAGGCTTAATTTGCAGGAGTCAACCGTCAAAATGCCTGACTGGGTGAAAGTAATATGA
- the endA gene encoding tRNA-intron lyase, which produces MESESEKNESKERIKAFLKDGDVFVSSHENTESLTSRGYGTQEDDSLKLAFYEALYLVYKGIIEIEDEKTNEKLAFQDLLERFRSKYEDAWTKYLVYRDLRSRGYVVREGFGLGIDFRVYERGEYGKSTADYLILCVKEGQPIPVENLARIIKQSQSMKKMLILSVLSRRGEIVYYSLSQLSMPRIE; this is translated from the coding sequence ATGGAATCTGAATCAGAAAAGAATGAAAGTAAAGAAAGAATTAAGGCTTTCCTTAAGGACGGGGATGTTTTTGTTTCCTCTCATGAGAATACCGAGAGCTTAACCTCTAGGGGATATGGAACTCAGGAAGATGATTCTCTAAAACTTGCTTTCTACGAAGCTCTCTATCTCGTATACAAGGGCATCATAGAAATTGAAGATGAGAAGACTAATGAGAAACTAGCATTTCAGGATCTTCTCGAAAGGTTCCGCTCGAAATACGAGGATGCTTGGACGAAATACCTAGTGTATCGAGATCTTAGAAGCAGAGGATATGTCGTGAGAGAAGGCTTTGGTTTGGGAATCGATTTCCGCGTGTATGAGAGAGGAGAATATGGGAAGTCAACCGCAGATTACTTAATACTCTGTGTAAAGGAGGGACAACCGATCCCTGTTGAGAATCTCGCTCGCATTATTAAGCAGTCTCAGAGCATGAAGAAGATGCTGATTCTTTCTGTTCTAAGCCGGAGGGGGGAGATCGTTTATTACTCCCTTTCTCAGCTTTCGATGCCTAGAATTGAGTAA
- a CDS encoding acyl carrier protein — translation MSGEEKKLKEIISKVLLLDETKIYDGISRNDVEAWDSLTHLILISEIETVFQISFSDEDVIEINTIGDLKAKMRKHGIQI, via the coding sequence ATGAGTGGAGAAGAAAAAAAATTGAAAGAGATAATCTCAAAAGTTCTTCTCTTAGATGAGACAAAAATATATGACGGAATCTCACGAAATGATGTTGAAGCATGGGATTCTCTCACTCATCTTATCCTAATAAGTGAAATTGAAACAGTATTTCAGATATCTTTTAGCGATGAAGACGTGATAGAGATTAATACAATAGGCGACTTAAAAGCCAAAATGAGAAAACACGGCATCCAAATTTGA
- a CDS encoding TIGR04084 family radical SAM/SPASM domain-containing protein: protein MFYHILLTTDCDLKCGYCYDKSIKEIETDFGDFEVDYSVPKTISYSIDALKNFIEKDPDAHIIFYGGEPLLCMNEMEKIMDSVNVGSFTVQTNGIHLAELDIEYLKRISTIFVSIDGNEKLTDHNRGRGVYRKIIDNLSKIRHNGFKGEIVARMTVTEETDIYRQVMWLLRNPDFPFSSIHWQIDAGFWKSDLPARRDKFKVWSQNVYNPGISRLIKFWVENMRRYGQVLRIYPFLDIMESLLKGERSSLRCGSGWINYSIQTDGHIIPCPIMNGMRDFYLGHINRTHPLRLRKLFVGHPCTECDILGDCGGRCLYANLTKRWPDETYTMVCQTVRNMIDSLRAAMPIVQSMISTGRISIDQFNHIKYNGCEVIP from the coding sequence ATGTTCTATCACATACTTCTTACGACTGATTGCGACTTAAAATGCGGATATTGCTACGATAAGTCTATCAAGGAGATTGAAACGGACTTTGGAGATTTTGAAGTAGATTACTCTGTTCCGAAAACCATCAGTTACAGCATTGACGCCCTAAAAAATTTCATCGAGAAAGATCCAGACGCCCACATCATCTTTTACGGAGGCGAGCCGCTACTCTGCATGAATGAAATGGAAAAGATAATGGATTCAGTTAATGTTGGCAGCTTTACTGTTCAGACAAATGGTATACACCTAGCCGAACTTGATATAGAGTACTTGAAGAGAATATCCACAATATTTGTTTCCATAGATGGGAATGAAAAATTGACGGATCATAATCGTGGAAGGGGCGTTTACAGGAAAATAATTGATAATTTGAGTAAGATTAGGCATAATGGATTTAAGGGCGAAATCGTTGCAAGAATGACTGTAACGGAGGAAACAGACATATATAGACAGGTCATGTGGCTTTTAAGAAACCCTGATTTTCCCTTCTCATCCATTCATTGGCAGATTGACGCTGGATTTTGGAAAAGCGATCTACCAGCTCGAAGAGATAAATTCAAAGTTTGGTCTCAGAATGTGTATAATCCGGGAATAAGCAGGCTCATTAAATTTTGGGTAGAGAACATGCGCAGGTACGGACAGGTTCTACGAATTTACCCATTCTTAGACATTATGGAATCTCTACTAAAGGGGGAGAGAAGTTCGCTGCGGTGCGGATCAGGATGGATCAATTACAGCATACAGACTGATGGGCATATAATACCATGCCCAATAATGAATGGTATGCGCGACTTCTATCTCGGACATATTAATAGAACCCATCCTCTTAGGCTGAGGAAACTCTTTGTTGGGCATCCGTGTACCGAATGCGATATTTTAGGTGATTGTGGAGGAAGATGTCTATACGCAAACCTGACTAAGAGATGGCCTGATGAAACCTATACGATGGTATGTCAAACCGTAAGAAACATGATTGACTCTCTTAGAGCTGCAATGCCAATTGTTCAAAGTATGATCTCCACCGGAAGGATAAGTATAGATCAGTTTAACCACATAAAGTATAATGGCTGCGAAGTGATACCATAA
- the topA gene encoding DNA topoisomerase I, with protein MDKGVKTILVLSEKPNAAERIAKALDAKGTPKKREFNGVPYYEAFRDNERLIIVAALGHLYTVAPKIRERSIFPVFNFEWAPRYLVEKDAKETKNWIDLISTLSKEADEFVLATDYDIEGETLGYTILKFACGGKDVEAKRMKFSTLTADELREAYSNLLEHIDNRIVEAGECRHFLDAMYGINLSRAMTVAAKNYSGRYALLSTGRVQGPTLKFLVEREKQINCFVPTPYWSIKARINVDGTILEAEYEREVIEMKDTAQSIVNECSGKKGRIKSVETRMIQQSPPAPFDLGTLQAEAYSYFKYTPRQTVDIAERLYLDALISYPRTSSQKLPPSINYREIIESLSRENTYKPLCQILLEQENLVPNEGKKDDPAHPAIYPTGNLPERELSVHERRIWDLITRRFMSVFGQPSVRQSMKVLIDVNGHTFYLRGRHIINEGWIIFYKPFIRSEDVILPALKEGQEVEVVEVIREDKFTKPPPRYNPSSLLQKMEEEGIGTKATRAEIIDTLYRRGYVSGERAVVSELGFNITEILDKYCPKVISVELTRDLERSMEEIQNGNEVKENVLSKAELELRTVLKELKSQQESLGQELSEAIRKARMEQRLIGDCPLCKTGDLVILYSKKTGKRFIGCTNFFEGTCKASFPLPQKGTVKPAARNCHLCEWPMITFKVQGRRPWTFCINPNCPSKEGKQK; from the coding sequence TTGGATAAGGGCGTAAAGACCATACTAGTGCTTTCTGAGAAACCGAACGCGGCGGAGCGTATAGCCAAGGCACTGGACGCGAAGGGGACGCCGAAAAAGAGGGAGTTTAACGGTGTACCATATTACGAAGCATTTAGGGATAATGAAAGGTTGATAATAGTAGCGGCTTTAGGGCATTTATACACAGTAGCGCCCAAAATACGTGAAAGAAGTATTTTTCCAGTCTTCAATTTTGAATGGGCTCCTAGATACCTGGTAGAAAAGGATGCGAAGGAGACCAAGAATTGGATCGATTTAATCTCCACTCTTTCTAAAGAAGCGGACGAATTTGTCTTGGCAACTGATTATGATATTGAGGGTGAGACTCTTGGGTACACGATTCTTAAGTTTGCATGCGGAGGAAAAGATGTAGAAGCAAAGAGGATGAAATTTTCAACCTTAACTGCAGATGAGCTCCGGGAAGCATACAGCAACTTGTTGGAGCATATTGATAATCGGATTGTTGAGGCTGGTGAGTGCCGACACTTCCTGGACGCTATGTATGGAATTAATCTTTCACGTGCGATGACAGTTGCAGCCAAGAATTATAGTGGAAGATACGCTTTGCTTAGCACCGGGAGAGTACAGGGTCCAACCTTAAAGTTCTTAGTTGAGAGAGAGAAGCAGATCAATTGCTTTGTCCCAACCCCGTACTGGAGCATAAAAGCTAGAATCAATGTTGACGGCACAATATTGGAGGCTGAATACGAGCGTGAAGTAATAGAAATGAAAGATACTGCGCAGTCTATTGTAAATGAGTGTTCAGGCAAAAAGGGGAGGATAAAGAGTGTTGAGACAAGGATGATCCAGCAGAGCCCGCCCGCACCATTTGATCTCGGGACTCTACAAGCCGAAGCTTACAGTTACTTCAAATATACACCTAGACAGACAGTTGACATTGCTGAAAGGCTGTATCTAGACGCTTTAATCTCTTATCCTAGAACCTCAAGCCAAAAACTTCCTCCTTCCATAAATTACCGGGAGATAATCGAGTCTCTAAGCCGAGAGAATACATACAAGCCGCTTTGCCAGATTCTCTTAGAACAGGAAAATCTTGTGCCTAATGAGGGAAAGAAAGATGACCCTGCACATCCAGCTATCTACCCAACTGGCAACCTGCCGGAACGGGAATTAAGCGTTCATGAGAGGAGAATTTGGGATCTTATTACTAGACGTTTTATGTCCGTTTTCGGTCAGCCATCAGTAAGGCAAAGTATGAAGGTCTTAATAGATGTTAACGGTCACACGTTCTATCTTCGAGGAAGACACATAATCAATGAAGGTTGGATTATTTTCTATAAGCCTTTCATACGCTCAGAGGACGTTATTTTGCCAGCCCTAAAAGAGGGGCAGGAAGTCGAGGTCGTCGAGGTTATTCGTGAAGACAAATTCACTAAACCTCCTCCACGTTATAATCCTAGCAGCCTACTCCAAAAAATGGAGGAGGAAGGAATTGGCACGAAAGCGACAAGGGCGGAGATAATCGATACGCTTTACAGAAGGGGATATGTAAGTGGGGAGAGGGCAGTGGTCTCGGAGCTAGGCTTCAACATTACAGAGATTTTAGATAAATACTGTCCTAAAGTTATTTCGGTTGAACTAACAAGGGACCTTGAAAGGAGTATGGAGGAGATCCAAAACGGAAATGAGGTGAAAGAGAATGTATTGAGCAAAGCGGAACTTGAGCTTAGAACCGTCTTGAAGGAACTGAAGAGTCAACAAGAGTCTTTAGGTCAAGAGCTAAGCGAGGCCATAAGAAAGGCCCGCATGGAGCAACGTTTGATAGGAGACTGCCCTTTATGCAAAACAGGGGATCTTGTAATACTCTACTCTAAAAAAACTGGAAAACGGTTCATTGGATGCACAAATTTCTTTGAGGGAACATGTAAAGCATCATTCCCCCTTCCGCAAAAAGGTACAGTTAAACCTGCAGCGAGAAATTGTCATCTATGCGAATGGCCGATGATCACCTTTAAGGTTCAAGGTCGCCGTCCCTGGACATTCTGCATCAACCCAAATTGCCCATCAAAGGAAGGAAAACAGAAATGA